The sequence AGCGGCCGCACCATCTGCGCGTGCCCGCCCAGCGACGTCAGCCCCAGCGCCGCGGTGACCTGCCGCACGGCCAGGTAGGCCAGCAGCACGCGCCCCGTGGTGGCCGCGTGGATTCGGGAGATGAGCTCGCGGGTGCGCTCCTGCAGCCCGTAGCGCTCCAGCAGGCCGATCACCGGGAGGACGAGCCAGACGATGGCCACGTAGCGGTTCTCCACGAACGACTTGCCGAACGCCTCCACCACCTCGACGGGACCGAGCGCCCCGGCCAGCCCGGTGGCGACGCCCGCCACGGTCACCACCAGCAGCGGGTTGAGCCGAAGCACGAACCCGACGATCACGATCACCACGCCGACGAGGGTGAACCAGTGCATGGGCGGAGCGGGGAAGGGGGAGTGGTGGGGCGCCGATTCCACGGCTGGCGGCCCTCAGCCGCCACGTGAAAGTACGGCTGCGCGAGCGGTGGCGCACGCCGGGCAGGAACCGTTGGTAACAGCTTCCGGGGAGGCAGAGCATGGTTTAGCGTAGGCCATGACTCCCATCGACGTCGTCCTCGATACGAACGTGATCGTCTCTGGGCTGCGTTCCGGCACCGGGGCTTCGTTTGCCGTTCTCGGTCTGCTCGGCGATCCGCGCATGCGTCTGCACCTGTCGGGACCGCTGGTGTATGAATACGAAGACGTGGTGAAGCGGCCGTGGATGAAGCTACCGTTCTCTCTCGATGAGCTTGACGAGTTTCTCGACGCGCTCCTGGTGGTTGGGCATCTCCACGAGATCCATTATTCTTTGCGGCCGCAGCTTTCTGACCCCGACGACGATCTCGTACTGGAGGCTGCGGTCGCGGGTGGGTGCCAGTACATCGTTACTCACAACGTGAGAGATTTCGCCGGAGCGGAGCGGTTCGGAGTCCGTGCAATCACTCCGGGTCGGTTCCTCGAGATTCTGGGAGAAGCGCGATGAGTACTGTGAGTTTCCGGCTACCGGATTCGATGCTCAAGAAGATCAAGGAGCTGGCGGACAGGGATGGAATCTCGGTGGACGAGTTCCTTGCCGCCGCCGCTACCGACAGGATCGCGGCTCTCACGAGCGAGGACCTGAAGCGGCGAGCCGCGCGTGGCAGCCGCGAGAAGCTCCAGCGCATCCTCGACCGCGTCCCTCACGTGCCGCCGGATCCGGGCGACGAGCTCTGATGCCGGATGCGCAGGTCGCGTGCACGGCCGGTGAAAGATCCTTCGGCCTGCGAGCGATCGTGCGGACGCCGATTTCGGTGGGGCCGGCCTCAGCTCAGGATGACGTCTCCGCGAGTGTTCGCGCGGAGAATCAAGGAAGATCAAGCCGCCGCGGGTTGTGTGATGCAGCCCTCGGTGTTATTTTCTTCGGCTTGCAAGTTGTTTGATCCGCTTGAAGTTTCGCACCGAGATTTCACACGGGTCGGTAACTCCCTGACCAGCACCAGACTCTTCAGGAGGTCCGATCGATGGCGATGACCGCCGAGAACCGGAACGAGATCATCCAGAAGTACCAGCTCCACGAGGGCGACCGCGGCTCCGCCAAGGTGCAGATCGCGCTGCTGACCGCGCGCATCAACGACCTGACGGGCCACTTCCGCACCCACAAGAAGGACCACCACTCGCGCCGCGGCCTGCTGAAGATGGTCGGCAAGCGCCGCCGCCTGCTGGACTACCTGCGCCGCAACGACCTGGAGGGCTACCGCGCCCTCATCTCCGACCTGGGGCTGCGCCACTGATCGGACGGCGGATGCAGGCGGGCGGTCACACGGCCGCGAAGATGGCCACGGCGAGCCCCGGCTCGCCGGGCCTTCGCGTCTCCACCGGCCGCCGACCGCGAGCGAAGAGGAAGTAGACGGCCACACTGGGGGCCGCACGGGCATGTTCCGTGCGGCCCCTTCGCGCGTTTCGACCGCACGTCACGCGCTGACGACAGAACAAGATTCCGGGATCCGCGTTTCGGGGGAGCGCGGACACCCTTCGCGGCCCTCCCCCGGCAACCAAGAGAAACGGAAAATCCGGAAATGGCAAAGCTGGTTCGGCAGTTCGCGGGACGCCCGCTCACCATCGAGACGGGGAAGATGGCCCGTCAGGCCGACGGGAGCTGCACCGTGATGTTCGGGGAGACCATGGTGCTGTGCGCCGCCACGGCGCAGGACAACGCCACGCACCTCCCCTTCTTCCCCCTCACGGTGGAATACCGCGAGCGGACCTACGCCGCGGGCAAGTTCCCCGGCGGCTTCATCAAGCGCGAGGGGCGCCCGTCGGACAAGGAGATCCTGTCGGCGCGCCTGGTGGACCGGCCGCTCCG comes from Longimicrobium sp. and encodes:
- the rpsO gene encoding 30S ribosomal protein S15, which produces MAMTAENRNEIIQKYQLHEGDRGSAKVQIALLTARINDLTGHFRTHKKDHHSRRGLLKMVGKRRRLLDYLRRNDLEGYRALISDLGLRH
- a CDS encoding DUF969 domain-containing protein, coding for MHWFTLVGVVIVIVGFVLRLNPLLVVTVAGVATGLAGALGPVEVVEAFGKSFVENRYVAIVWLVLPVIGLLERYGLQERTRELISRIHAATTGRVLLAYLAVRQVTAALGLTSLGGHAQMVRPLIAPMAEAAAENQHGDVPQPVRERVRAYAAATDNVGLFFGEDIFIAIGSILLIRGVLEQNGISIEPIHLALWAIPTAVAALLIHGARLLLLDRRLAAQVQAAREEA
- a CDS encoding putative toxin-antitoxin system toxin component, PIN family, with the protein product MTPIDVVLDTNVIVSGLRSGTGASFAVLGLLGDPRMRLHLSGPLVYEYEDVVKRPWMKLPFSLDELDEFLDALLVVGHLHEIHYSLRPQLSDPDDDLVLEAAVAGGCQYIVTHNVRDFAGAERFGVRAITPGRFLEILGEAR
- a CDS encoding ribbon-helix-helix protein, CopG family, with amino-acid sequence MSTVSFRLPDSMLKKIKELADRDGISVDEFLAAAATDRIAALTSEDLKRRAARGSREKLQRILDRVPHVPPDPGDEL